A single genomic interval of Littorina saxatilis isolate snail1 linkage group LG17, US_GU_Lsax_2.0, whole genome shotgun sequence harbors:
- the LOC138953952 gene encoding uncharacterized protein — MWRVVLAVLLVISLISGSAQANRLHNAFVEVNYPVKPETSFLAGRTTTSRSRSDPSWRNATDDVIRKIRMNNININVTKAPGMSDSNITLQIIQTRKSFPFGTAVNSDYYNNASQAKYRDFIGKHFTWAVPENSLKWGYIEPVRGQKNYQSGLDMVNGLRSQGLKVRGHNLVWAVPKFVQPWVQALAGEELRQAVKDHVEETMNKTRGLVEHWDVVNENLHGTWYQDRLHDPDYSIEIYRIAHDTDPTVHLFLNDYSVVTGTDTQRYLEEARKFKAANVGLYGMGTQCHFHDNTEPDPDLIKQRLDLLSEAGLHIWVTEMDVGAVDENTRADYYDRALRSLYGHPAVDGILIWGFWDERHWRGEKACLASGDDLTLNAAGRLVFDLLENQWMTHQTHTLSESGDSFTVRAFHGDYELHVILGKKERADLKQTFTLSQGQDVFVKVDITGY; from the exons ATGTGGAGAGTGGTCTTGGCCGTCTTGCTAGTTATATCCCTGATCTCGGGATCTGCACAAGCTAACCGTCTGCACAATGCGTTTGTGGAGGTGAATTATCCAGTGAAACCCGAAACCAG TTTCCTGGCTGGTCGGACAACAACGTCACGCAGCCGCAGCGATCCGTCATGGCGTAATGCCACTGATGACGTCATTCGTAAAATACGAATGAACAATATCAACATCAA TGTTACGAAGGCACCTGGCATGAGCGACAGTAACATTACGCTGCAA ATTATCCAAACTCGAAAATCATTTCCTTTCGGCACCGCAGTCAATTCCGATTACTACAACAATGCCAGCCAAGCGAAGTACCGAGACTTTATCGGGAAACATTTCACCTGGGCAGTTCCCGAGAACTCTCTCAAATGGGGCTATATTGAACCTGTTAGG GGCCAAAAGAACTATCAAAGCGGGCTGGACATGGTCAACGGACTAAGAAGTCAAGG ACTAAAAGTGAGGGGCCACAACCTGGTGTGGGCGGTGCCCAAATTCGTACAGCCCTGGGTGCAGGCGTTGGCCGGGGAGGAGCTGCGCCAGGCTGTGAAGGATCACGTGGAGGAAACCATGAACAAAACTCGGGGGCT AGTAGAACACTGGGACGTGGTGAACGAAAACCTGCACGGCACGTGGTACCAGGACAGACTACATGACCCAGATTACAGCATAGAGATTTACCGTATCGCGCACGACACTGACCCCACTGTACACCTGTTCCTCAACGACTATAGCGTTGTAACGGGCACGGACACTCAA CGCTATTTGGAGGAAGCGCGGAAGTTCAAAGCAGCCAACGTGGGTCTCTATGGTATGGGGACACAGTGCCACTTCCATGACAACACCGAGCCAGACCCTGACCTCATCAAG CAAAGACTGGACCTGCTGTCCGAGGCCGGACTGCACATCTGGGTGACAGAGATGGACGTGGGGGCAGTGGACGAGAACACAAGGGCAGACTACTACGACAGGGCGCTGAGGTCACTGTACGGACACCCTGCAGTGGACGGCATCTTGATCTGGGGATTCTGGGACGAGAGGCACTGGAGGGGAGAGAAAGCTTGTCTGGCCTCCGGTGATGACTTGACG CTGAACGCAGCCGGGCGTCTTGTGTTTGACCTGCTGGAGAACCAGTGGATGACACACCAAACTCACACGCTGTCCGAGTCAGGGGACAGCTTCACTGTGCGTGCTTTCCATGGTGACTACGAGCTGCACGTGATTCTCGGAAAGAAGGAGCGAGCTGACCTCAAACAGACCTTCACCTTGTCCCAAGGTCAAGACGTTTTCGTGAAAGTAGATATCACGGGTTATTGA